The Cottoperca gobio chromosome 6, fCotGob3.1, whole genome shotgun sequence genome has a segment encoding these proteins:
- the gal gene encoding galanin peptides isoform X2, protein MQRCFGIFCVSLIFCATLSETIGLVIGAKEKRGWTLNSAGYLLGPHGIDGHRTLGDKSGLAGKRDMGQEEDFRTGALRIADGDIIHTVIDFLSYLKLKEMGALDSLPSSVTSDELANP, encoded by the exons atgcAGAGGTGCTTTGGGATTTTTTGCGTGTCGCTCATCTTCTGTGCAACTCTCTCTGAGACCATCGGGCTGGTCATTGGG GCGAAGGAGAAGCGTGGCTGGACACTGAACAGTGCTGGCTACCTGTTAGGTCCCC ATGGGATAGATGGACACAGGACACTTGGAGACAAGTCGGGTCTGGCTGGCAAGAGGGACATGGGCCAGGAGGAGGACTTCAGAacag GTGCCCTGAGAATAGCAGATGGAGACATCATCCACACTGTTATTGACTTCCTGTCTTACCTAAAACTTAAAG AGATGGGAGCCTTGGACAGCCTGCCTTCCTCTGTGACATCAGACGAACTGGCCAATCCCTAA
- the gal gene encoding galanin peptides isoform X1, whose protein sequence is MQRCFGIFCVSLIFCATLSETIGLVIGAKEKRGWTLNSAGYLLGPRRIDHLIQIKDSPSARGRDELVTKYGIDGHRTLGDKSGLAGKRDMGQEEDFRTGALRIADGDIIHTVIDFLSYLKLKEMGALDSLPSSVTSDELANP, encoded by the exons atgcAGAGGTGCTTTGGGATTTTTTGCGTGTCGCTCATCTTCTGTGCAACTCTCTCTGAGACCATCGGGCTGGTCATTGGG GCGAAGGAGAAGCGTGGCTGGACACTGAACAGTGCTGGCTACCTGTTAGGTCCCC GTCGTATTGATCACCTAATTCAGATAAAGGATTCTCCCAGTGCCAGAGGCAGAGACGAGCTGGTCACTAAAT ATGGGATAGATGGACACAGGACACTTGGAGACAAGTCGGGTCTGGCTGGCAAGAGGGACATGGGCCAGGAGGAGGACTTCAGAacag GTGCCCTGAGAATAGCAGATGGAGACATCATCCACACTGTTATTGACTTCCTGTCTTACCTAAAACTTAAAG AGATGGGAGCCTTGGACAGCCTGCCTTCCTCTGTGACATCAGACGAACTGGCCAATCCCTAA